AGAGAAGTGCCAGCAGCTATTGCCGCCTTTCAGCAACTTAAACAACAACCAGACTTAATTATGGTAGATGGACAAGGCATTGCTCACCCTCGTCGTTTAGGCGTAGCCTCTCATCTAGGCTTATGGCTAGATATTCCTACTATTGGTGTGGCTAAAAAAAGACTCTGTGGAAAATACCAAACTGTTCCTGAACATAAAGGAAACTGGGTACCACTAGAAGATAAAGGAGAAACAATTGGTGCTGTATTGCGCTCAAAAGATAATATTAATCCACTCTTTATCTCTATAGGCCACCGTATTTGCTTAGATTCTGCGATTAATTGGGTAACTAATTGCTTAACAAAATACAAACTTCCTGAACCCACTAGACAAGCAGACCGTTTAGCATCAAGACGGGTAGCAGAAGAACGTATCTTTAAAGAATGGAATATATAGCTGTTTCTATATAATTTTAGACGAGGCGAATGACTGAAGACAGTACAACTAGTACGACAAAGTCATTCAACGACGTATAAAATTATAAGGCAATAGCTATAAATTAACGTTTTCTTGGTTTAAAGCGCTTAACAGACCAATATTCAAATGCTGTAAAAATAGCTACCAAAATAGCCACAATAGCTACTGTTTCCATTAACCATACCATTTTAAAAGTTAATGCGACAACAATAAGCACTAAACAAACAATAACCAATCGAATCCCTGATGTAATTAAAAGCCTCGAACGTCTAACACGTCGTCCAATCTTCATAGCTACTTGTTACCTTTTTTATTAATCTCATTGTTATTTTTAACATAATGGGAAATAAATGCAAGATTATAATAAGCGAAACAACGTTTAATTCAAATTATAATGCTTACTTAAAAATTAAGAGATTAACAAATCTATTAATCTCTTAACGTAAAATTTATTTTTGAATTTTTAAAAGAATCTTATCTAAACTTAATGGCATGCATTTATAATAGACTCGTACCATACATCTGTAGAACATTTCCAATATTTTACAGAGCGATCCTCATTAAAAACTGCCTCTAAAGTAAGCTTTTTTCCTCCAACCGTTGGGGATCGCTCAGCTATATTAGCCACTATTAAACAAGTATTTTCATCAATTCCTTTTTTTAAATTGATTACTGATAAAAATTTATTAACATGTTCTCCCTCCTCCTCAGGGCAATACCCATTATCTTTATAAAACTCCTCTACTTGTTTTTTAAATCTATTAGTTTCATTAAAAGCTTCTTTCATAATTCCTTTACTCATTTGATAGTAGTAAATCATAAAGACTAAAAATATTATTAAAAATATCAAAACTATCACCGCTATTTTTTTATATTTCATAATTAACTCTTAATAAATCTTTTTAATAATTTTCTTTATGATAATGATCTTTTTATACAAGTATTAAAAATACCTCTTTTATTCTTTATTTGTTAAATTTTCTAAATACTCTATAGCTACCCAAAAGCCTAAGTCAGCAGATCTTTTTATATAGTTTATTCCTTTAGAACGATTACTATCTAATACTAATAAATCCAATCCTTTCTGATATAACGCTTCTAAATGTTCTTGTGCAGCTGCTTTATCTAGCCAATATGACACTTTCTCATAATCTTTTGCTAAACCTGCCCAACCATATCTATATAGCCCTTGTAAATGAAATTGAGCTTCATCAAGCCCGCCCTCAGCCGCTTTAGTAATTAGAGCAACCGCCTTTTTATTATTAATTCCTATACATGAACCATACTGATATGCTCGCCCTAACTCCAATGTAGCTTCCAAATTACCATCATCGGAATATTTCTTTAAAAAAAATAGATACTTATCATTCCATTGGGATGATTGCAAACTATCCTTGAAAGGTTCATCTACTCTATAAATAAAGCTAAGCATTTCACAAGCTTCTGGAACGCCTTTATTTGCTAATTGCTCAAATAATTCAATGGATAACTGAATATTATCTTTGTTGTAAAAATCCATTGCTTTGTCATATTCTGCTATTAATTTAATATCTTGTAAGATCATAAGCTTCCATTAAAAAACCATGATATAGTTACTACTATATCATGGCACTTTTGTTTTGTAGTGGTGGTTTCTGTATTCAATGGGCCTTCATTAGCTAGTGTAGATTAAAAACATCATTAAAAATTGAGAAGTTTTTATACATATTTACTTCTCAATTTAAAATAACTATAGAAAAGTTATTTAAATATTATTTTAATTAATTATAAAAATCAAAATTTTAATGGATGTAAAATAGGCATTAACAAATATAAAAGAAAGGGTGAAAAAGCACAAGACAATGCAACAACTACCCCCAAAGCAGCTTCACTCAATTTATTGCAATATTTTACAATAATATTACCTATCAAAATATATAGTGATGATAAAAAAATAGCCACAAAAAACACCCCACTTAACATAAATAAACTTAGTATTAATAATATTAGCGAAGTGTAGATAAAAGTTTGAAATGTTTTTCGAGTCATTGTTGTACTCCATTTTTATAAGTTTTTCCCCAACCTATTCTTGAATCCCCCCCCAAATCATATTACTAAAACCAAAGCCTTGATACCCTCTAACATTTCTATTAGGAACTAAATGGCTTAAATCTCTTATAATATTATTTCCTTTTCTATTTCCTGTGGATTCATATTTATTGGCGCATCTATAGCTACTAAACCAACAAATGCATTTTGATCTATTTTATTTAAATTTATATTAGGAATTTCTAAGCTTTTTTTAACTTCTGGTAATAATGCTTCTGCAAAACATAGGTTTATTAAATTTAATACAATAACAGCATAGATAATAAAAATTTTAATTTTCATGCTCGCTTATCCTTAAAAGGATGAAGTAAAATTATTTATATTATGTTTATTATTTAGACATAAAGAAACTCAGATTTTATATAAGCAATTAAATTGCCTATTTTTACTTTAATAATATCCAAGCTGTCTCTTTACTAACTACACCTATTCTGTAACCATCTTTATGTGGTACACCTATTGTAAAACAAGCCTTAATTAATTTATTTTTTAAATCTTTATCTGTGACTACTCTCCCTGTTTTACTGTCTCTTAAATCTTCCAAATTAAACTCTAATTGATACTTTGCATATGGTTTTGTTACAAAAGGTTGTATGGTAGATATCACTGACATATTAATAGATACTCTAGAATAATTTTTTACTTCTTGTGTAGTAGTATCTTTTATATAAACATGAAAGCCTAAAGGATATACTCTTCCTAACCGACTAGTAGAATAAACATTATTTACTGGTATATTCTCAAGCTCATCTCTGTTATAACCAAAAGGATCATCAATTATAATAAAATCATCAGAAGTATTTTCAACAGCTAATACCACATTATAATTATTAAAATCAATTTCTATTGAAGGAATTAAACTCCTGTAATTTTTATTATTATAATTTTCACATTCTCCCTCTCCATTACAAATATTAATTGTACAAAACAGTAATATACTGATTAGTAATTTATTTAACATCTGTTTTTCTCCCATTGACTTTATTCTTGGCAGTTCAATTATCATAAGAGTAATTATAATTTCAGTAACTTGCTAAACTAAACTTAGTTATCCTAGAAAATTATCTAGGATAACTATAGTTTATCGATCGTGCATTAACCCAATAACTTTACCATCAGTTTTAGAAATTACTATTAAAAATGTACCACCTGCAGTAAGAATTGGTTGTTGTAAAATCTGGCCCGTTATTATCCATTCATTTTGATTATCTGCTATAAGATAAGGTTTTTGCTCATTAGCAACTTTCTCTCCATAATAGTTTTTTATATAAATTTCGGCTAAATCTAATGCCATTACTTTAGAACTAACTAACTCCTTCTCTCCTATCTCATTATTTTCTTCTAGGTATCTCTTATCTAAAAGTTCTAATGCATAACTATTGGTAGGTATAACTGTTGATTTCTGAGCATAGGCAGAGCATGAAATCATAATCACCAATAATATAACAAATATTCCTTTTTTGAATTTAATTAAATTAGTTATCAATCGTTATTTTCTCTAAACATATTATTTATTGGGTATTTTTTTATATTTTATACCCAAAAGTATTTGATATTCCATTAAACACTAAAAGGTAACTCTGAACTCATCCTCTTAAATACTGTAATATTGTATCAATTTACTTTCTAAAACTATCTAAATACTCTATAGCTACCCAAAAGCCTAAGTCAGCAGATCTTTTTATATAGTTTATTCCTTTAGAACGATTACTATCTAATACTAATAAATCCAATCCTTTCTGATATAACGCTTCTAAATGTTCTTGTGCAGCTGCTTTATCTAGCCAATATGACACTTTCTCATAATCTTTTGCTAAACCTGCCCAACCATATCTATAT
This portion of the Entomomonas sp. E2T0 genome encodes:
- the nfi gene encoding deoxyribonuclease V (cleaves DNA at apurinic or apyrimidinic sites), with the translated sequence MILHQWTQNPQEAITIQKQLASQVERTDQLPATINYIAGVDIGFEQQNDTTLTRAVIVVLEYPSLKVVDYALHREVTRMPYIPGLLSFREVPAAIAAFQQLKQQPDLIMVDGQGIAHPRRLGVASHLGLWLDIPTIGVAKKRLCGKYQTVPEHKGNWVPLEDKGETIGAVLRSKDNINPLFISIGHRICLDSAINWVTNCLTKYKLPEPTRQADRLASRRVAEERIFKEWNI
- a CDS encoding pilin, encoding MKYKKIAVIVLIFLIIFLVFMIYYYQMSKGIMKEAFNETNRFKKQVEEFYKDNGYCPEEEGEHVNKFLSVINLKKGIDENTCLIVANIAERSPTVGGKKLTLEAVFNEDRSVKYWKCSTDVWYESIINACH
- a CDS encoding tetratricopeptide repeat protein translates to MILQDIKLIAEYDKAMDFYNKDNIQLSIELFEQLANKGVPEACEMLSFIYRVDEPFKDSLQSSQWNDKYLFFLKKYSDDGNLEATLELGRAYQYGSCIGINNKKAVALITKAAEGGLDEAQFHLQGLYRYGWAGLAKDYEKVSYWLDKAAAQEHLEALYQKGLDLLVLDSNRSKGINYIKRSADLGFWVAIEYLENLTNKE
- a CDS encoding YbbC/YhhH family protein, with protein sequence MISCSAYAQKSTVIPTNSYALELLDKRYLEENNEIGEKELVSSKVMALDLAEIYIKNYYGEKVANEQKPYLIADNQNEWIITGQILQQPILTAGGTFLIVISKTDGKVIGLMHDR